The region ccattctatcaaaaatatttgaaaaaattatttacaaacagctctattcctacctcgtaaaattcgacatactcagcccctgccagtttggcttccggtcccaaaagagcaccaacgatgcaatcattagtctccttgacattatctactcagcccttgacaaaaatgagtttccgattggactcttcattgacctaagaaaagcctttgatactgttaatcacaactacctcttacttaaactccagcattatggaatccgaggccttgcccttgactacatccgatcctatcttagtgacagacaccaatatgtgaccatcaatgatacaacttcttccactctaccaattaccgttggagtaccacagggcagcatcttaggaccttttctatttcttatatatataaacgatctgcctaatgtctctaatattctcaaacctatattgtttgctgacgatactacccttatctactcaaacctcaacccacatacactaaataatgttgtgaataatgaattaaaaaaagtccacttatggatgtcaacgaacaaactaacattaaacatcgaaaagacttactacatcttatttggaagcaaatcatcaaatgcaattcagctacagatagacaacattaacatcagtaataaaaatgatggcaagtttcttggcctattcctagacaagagactcaacttcagcacccacattcaacacataactaagaaagtctctaagacagttggtatgctctccaaaatcagatattatgttcctaactctgttctcctctcactatattatgcactaatctacccctatcttaattatggtatctgtgcatgggggtctaccactgcaaaccaccttaagcccatcatcacacagcaaaaatctgccatcagaataataactaactctgctttcagacaacactcagctcccttgtttaaatccctaaacttgctaaatattaactccctccacacattctcttgtgtcaactacatttacaaaaccgttcttaaatgcaaaccatgctctgaaactctccctggacagatgtaataggacccattatcaccacaccagaaataaatatctctttgatatccccagggtcaaacttaatctgtgtaaacactctatgcaaattaagggacctagtctatggaactcactccctagtgaattgaaaaactgtaaaacttttgccttatttaaaagcaaaaccaaaaagtacctaacttcatcttcttagtttcctacactgagctttaaatttgctctgtacctagtgttacccaatctcctaatttttatgtaatatcaaacaaccttatcattgtgttcattgctgtcttctttaatgtgctagccatatgctgtattgtgactaccaatttttgtcaactaccattcaagctgtcattgcaatcaatcttatattgtttctgctgtattgagcctaccaatttgttgtcaactaccattttaagctgtcattgcaatcaatcttagctacctatgtgctttaatatactgtacctacaatttttctctcatcttttttttttttttttttcatttcatgtaatctgttatcatttttttgtctataaattttgcaatatttacctccttaaaattttcttagattaaggacctgcccgaaacgctgcgcgtgctagtggctttacaagactgtaattaccatatttgtatcctcacattccttatgtacattcttgtatatgcataaataaataaataaataaataaataaataaataaactcttCATTGAAATATTTATAGTCAAGAGTAAAACTCATAAATCGGCCTAAAAAAAtgtacatcagtttgcatatgaatctgatgtgaAAACTCCTTGATTAACATACATTTCCCtaccaatcaaatggtctcatcataagtacgtctcagactgtcttcttcaccagctccaataataaataatattacaacaaaaatgttcATAACTTAtttagagtatattacattttcaataaatttccacagagcaaaaaaaaagaaagcacatcattatttacataaatatgaagaaaaacatttaaaactttgttttatctttgctaaagagatatttctatactgtACTTATAAGgagcggtcggccgagcagacagcacgctggacttgtgatcctgtggtcctgcgttcgatcccaggtgccggcgagaaacaatgggcagagtttctttcaccctatgcccctgttacctagcaaaaaaataggtacctgggtgttagtcagctgtcacgggctgctttctgggggtggaagccgggtcgaggaccgggccgcggggacactaaagccccgaaatcatctcgagataacctcaagattagataagcaattttgagttttcctatagtgacagcttctctagttcttgcttggtcctcTAACTTTCACTAGCCAcattggcttcagacccaaaaaaatcactaacgatgcacttatgagTTCCCTGtttggttatttgtggacctgcataaggcctttgacactgtcaaccaccaaaagcttcttcttaaattacatcattattgagtcagaggtcactccctgcaataccttcaggcttaccttactgacaggctccagtatgtttttgtgaataattcaatttctcccaccctacccatcaacattggggtTCCTCAAGGCAGCATAGTTGGTCCTCTCtttttcatctacattaatgaccttccaaatgcctcccaacacctcaaaccaattctaattgctgacgacacaaccttcatttactccagtcctgacccccttgctctaaatgtcacagtgaatactgagctaaataaagtccatctctggctaactgccaacaaactcaccctcaacattgacaaaactttcaatattttgtttggcaataaatccgcaaatcaaataaatctcagcgtaacaaatacccaaatttgtaacaaagtagatggcaaattccgtggcgttctcattgaccacaagctgaatttccagggacacattctaaatatatcaaaaaaagcttcaaaaactgttggcattctttcttagatcagatattatgtacctcgccctgccctgatgacactattactctctcatatatccttatctcaactatggtatttgtgcttagggttctactacccaaaatcatttatgtcttctaattactcaacacaaaactgctattacgacaatatctaactctggccccagacagcacgcggtacccttactcaaatctctgaatgttagataataagtcactgcacatcctctcatgtgtattttatagatataaaacgtcgaactgtaatgtcaatcttgACCTTGAAAGCTTCCTCGAAGgcagtaacagaacccatgagcaccacaccagaagcaaatacctatttgatattccaagagtacgacttaatcaagctagaaatgttctacaaatcaagggacccagaacgtggaatgaccttcccaatcatgttaaatacTGTATCTCTCCCAACCCATGTCtacttttttaaacaatgctgtttgtttacCAAATTGTATATAtgctatttttctgccatgttcacccccccccccttttaacttctttttattttctcaacacattttaaactttaatctcaattagtattaagttttagtcttagtgtttttcttgcccgaaatgctttgcataatagtggctttaggcattgtatgtactagctctatctataaatccatcaatgtttgaatCTAACTTTGtattatgtactttacctgaataaacatttgatttgttttgatataatataatatcttcagatctttacctttcatggtgaaatgtatttctcaaacaaaatataattacatctgaagaacatccaactgacattgtgacagcacactgttagattagaGGTAAGTTATATGCCATTATGTGGCACATAACTTACCATTAtgcgcctcattatccttcaacattctcttaattatcttccacactcaaagtgtttagcctattatctgcatgtatcatcttgtgcctcttcatatttccaagctgactgaatctcttcccacactctggacactcgtgaagtttgtcacctgaatgcactaacatatgctttattatagttccacgtgatttaaattttttgccacactcggcacattgaaaaggtctctcatccacatgcaccttcatgtgagttttcatatctccaagacgactgaatctcttcccacactttggacacttgtgaagtttgtcacctgaatgcactaacatgtgagtcttcatatctccaagacgactaaatcgctttccacactctggacacttgtgaggtttgtcacctgaatgcactaacatgtgagtcttcatatttccaagaaaactgaatctcttcccacactctggacattcatgaggtttatctcctaaatgcactaacatgtgagtcttcatacttccacgctgactgaatctctttccacactctggacattcatgaggtttgtctcctgaatgcactaacatgtgctctattatatttccacgtaatctaaattttttgccacactcggcacattgaaaaggtctctcatccacatgcaccatcctgtgagtcttcatatgtccacgctgactgaatctctttccacattCTGGACATTCATAGTGAGGCTAGGTGCcacgagtgaggctgggtgccaggagtgaggctgggtgccaggagtgaggctgggtgccaggagtgaggctgggtgccaggagtgaggctgggtgccaggagtgaggctgggtgccaggagtgaggctgggtgccaggaatgtggctgagtgccaggagtgaggctgggtgccagaagtgaggctgggtgccaggagtgaggctgggtgccaggagtgaggctgggtgccaggcgtgaggctaGGTGCCACGAGTGGGGCTGGGTGTCAGTAGTGAGGCTAGGTGCcacgagtgaggctgggtgccaggagtgaggctgggtgccaggagtgaggctgggtgccaggagtgaggctgggtgccaggaatgtggctgagtgccaggagtgaggctgggtgccagaagtgaggctgggtgccaggagtgaggctaggTAACAGGATTGATGctaggtgccaggagtgaggctgggtgccaggagtgtggctgggtgccaggggtgagggtaagtgccaggagtgaggctgggtgccaggcgtgagcctgagtgccaggagtgaggctgggtgccaggagtgaggctgggtgccaagagtgaggctgggtgccaggagtgtggCTGGgtaccaggagtgaggctgggtgccaggcgtgaggcagcaggtcggaggcagcaggttggaaGCAGCAGGTcgaaggcagcaggtcggaggcagcaggtcggaggcagcaggacggaggcagcaggtcggaggcagcaggtcggaggcagcaggtcggcggCAGCAGGAAGGaagcagcaggtcggaggcagcacgTCGAAGGCAGCAGGTCAGAGGCAgtaggtcggaggcagcaggtcggaggcagcaggttggaggcagcaggtctaATGCAGCAGGATGGAGGCAGCAAGTCTGAGGCAGCAGgtcggtggcaacagtttggaggcagccggttggaggcagcaggttggtggcagcagttcggatgcagcaggttggaggcagcaggttggtggcaacagtttggtggcagcaggttggaggcagcaggttggaggcagcagttcggatgcagcaggttggtggcagcaggttggtggcagcaggttggaggcagcagttcggatgcagcaggttggtggcagcaggtcggtggcagcaggttggaggcagcaggttggtggcagaaggttggtggcagcaggttggaggcagcagttcGGATGCAGcacgttggtggcagcaggtcggtggcagcaggttggaggcagcagttcggatgcagcaggttggtggcagcaggttggtggcagcaggttggaggcagcagttcggaagcagcaggttggtggcagcaggtcggtggcagcaggttggaggcagcaggttggtggcagcaggttggtggcagcaggttggaggcagcagttcGGAtgtagcaggttggaggcagcaggttggtggcagcaggatggtggcagcaggttggaggcagcagttcggatgcagcaggttggaggcagcaggttggtggcagcaggttggtggcagcaggttggtggcagcaggttggaggcagcaggttggtggcagcaggttggaggcagcaggttggtggcagcaggttggtggcagcaggttggtggcagcagtttggtggcagcaggttggtggcagcaggttggtggcagcaggttggaggcagcaggttggtggcagcaggttggtggcagcaggttggtggcagcaggttggtggcagcaggctggtgacagcaggttggtggcagcaggttggtggcagcaggttggtggcagcaggttggtagctgcaggttggtggcagcaggttggtggcagcaggttggaggcagcaggttggtggcagcaggttggaggcagcaggtcggtggcagcaggttggtggcagcaagttggtggcagcaggtttgaggcagcaggttggtggcagcaggttggaggcagcaggttggtggcagcaggttgatggcagcaggttggaggcagcaggttggaggcagcaggttggtggcagcaggttggtggcagcaggttggaggcagcaggttggtggcagcaggttggtggcagcaggttggaggcagcaggttggtggcagcaggttggtggcagcaggttggtggcagcaggttggaggcagcaggttggtggcagcaggttggaggcagcaggttggtggcagcaggttggtggcagcaggttggaggcagcaggttggaggcagcaggttggtggcagcaggttggtggcagcaggttggaggcagcaggttggaggcagcaggttggtggcagcaggttggaggcagcaggttggtggcagtaggttggtggcagcaagttggtggcagcaggttggaggcagcaggttggtggcagcaggttggaggcagcaggttggtggcagcaggttggtggtagcaggttggaggcagcaggttggaggcagcaggttggtggcagcaggttggtagCAGCAGgctggaggcagcaggttggtggcagcaggttggtggcagcaggttggaggcagcaggttggtggcagcaggttggtggcagcaggttggaggcagcagttcggtgcagcaggttggtggcagcaggttggtggcagcaggttggaggcagcaggttggaggcagcaggttggaggcagcaggttggaggcagcaggtcggaggcagcaggtcggatgcagcaggttggaggcaacaggttggtggcagcaggttggaggcagcaggtcggagacaacaggttggaggcagcaggtcggaggcagcaggtcggaggcagcaggttggagggaACAGGTTGATGGCAGCAGGTCAGAGGcaacaggttggaggcagcaggtcggaggcagcaggtcggaggcagcaggttggaggcaacaggttggaggcagcaggtcggatgcagcaggttggaggcagcaagtCTGAGACAGccggtcggaggcagcaggtcggaggcagcaggtcggaggcaacaggttggaggcagcaggttggaggacGCAGGTcgaaggcagcaggtcggaggcaacaggttggtggcagcaggtcggaggcaacaggttggtggcagcaggtcggaggcagcaggtcggaggcagcaggtcggaggcagcaggtcggaggacgCAGGTcgaaggcagcaggtcggaggtagCAGGTTGTAGGCAGCAGGtctgaggcagcaggtcggaagcAGCAGGCTAGCTGGAGGCAGCAGGtctgaggcagcaggtcggaagcAGCAGGATGGAGGAACAAGGTCGGCGGCAGCAGGTCAGAGGTAGCAGGTTGGAGACAGCAGGCCGGAGGTAGCAAGtctgaggcagcaggtcggatgcagcaggtcggaggcagcaggtcggaggtagCAGGATGGAg is a window of Procambarus clarkii isolate CNS0578487 chromosome 41, FALCON_Pclarkii_2.0, whole genome shotgun sequence DNA encoding:
- the LOC138373238 gene encoding splicing factor 3A subunit 2-like; translation: MRPAASDLLPPACSLQPATSDLLPPTCCLQPAASELLPQTCCLQPATSDLLPSTCVLRPAASDLLPPTCYLHPATSDLLPPTCCIRPAASDLLPPACCLQPATSDLLPPTLFLHPAASDLLPQTCCLQLACCFRPAASDLLPTTCYLRPAAFDLRPPTCCLRPAASDLLPPTCCHQPVASDLLPPTCCLRPAAFDLRPPTCCLQPVASDLLPPTCCLRPAVSDLLPPTCCIRPAASNLLPPTCCLRPAASDLLPPTCCL